In a single window of the Notamacropus eugenii isolate mMacEug1 chromosome 4, mMacEug1.pri_v2, whole genome shotgun sequence genome:
- the LOC140501367 gene encoding protein DDI1 homolog 2-like isoform X1, protein MQLTVFCVRRDSTEVTFSIQVDRDFELYTFRVLCEAESGIPAEEAQIVFAENRLEDNHRSLASYGLRDGDVVVLRQARHEEPGSPGDFTGIDFSSIAVPGLSASQCQPPAQPSQSFPGMASAPQVTDNPAVLRDMLLSNPQELCLLKERNPSLAKALLSGDLEEFTRVLIEQQEDQALRDEERFHLFVADPFNLEAQAKIEEAIRQQNIEENMSIAMEEAPESFGQVVMLYINCKVNGHPVKAFVDTGAQMTIMSQACAVRCNILRLVDQRWAGIAKGVGTQKIIGRVHLAQVQIEGDFLACSFSIIEEQPMDMLLGLDMLKRHQCNIDLKKNVLVIGTTGTHTTFLPERELPECASFCLLIQVSLKEIVKANAAKIFRASAKFR, encoded by the exons ATGCAGCTCACTGTGTTCTGCGTGCGGAGGGACTCCACCGAGGTGACCTTCTCCATCCAGGTGGACCGGGACTTCGAGCTCTACACCTTCCGGGTGCTCTGTGAAGCAGAGTCTGGCATCCCCGCGGAGGAGGCGCAGATTGTGTTTGCAGAGAACCGTCTCGAAGACAACCACAGATCTCTGGCGTCCTATGGCCTGAGAGACGGTGATGTAGTGGTTTTAAGGCAGGCGCGGCATGAAGAGCCAGGCTCTCCCGGGGATTTCACAGGGATAGACTTCAGCAGCATAGCCGTGCCAGGCCTGTCAGCCTCTCAGTGCCAGCCACCTGCACAGCCATCACAGAGCTTCCCAGGAATGGCTTCCGCCCCACAGGTCACAGACAATCCCGCGGTACTCAGAGACATGCTACTTTCCAATCCCCAGGAATTGTGTCTGCTCAAGGAGCGCAACCCATCTCTGGCAAAAGCCCTGCTCAGCGGGGATCTCGAGGAATTCACCAGGGTTTTGATAGAACAACAAGAAGACCAAGCTCTAAGAGATGAAGAGAGGTTTCACCTCTTTGTAGCCGACCCCTTTAATCTTGAAGCACAGGCCAAAATAGAAGAAGCCATCAGGCAGCAGAACATTGAGGAAAACATGTCCATAGCAATGGAAGAGGCTCCTGAGAGCTTTGGTCAAGTAGTGATGTTATATATAAACTGCAAAGTGAATGGACATCCTGTGAAAGCCTTTGTGGATACAGGTGCCCAGATGACCATTATGAGCCAGGCTTGCGCAGTGCGGTGTAATATATTGAGACTTGTGGACCAGAGGTGGGCAGGGATCGCTAAAGGTGTGGGAACCCAGAAGATTATTGGTAGGGTGCACCTAGCTCAGGTTCAGATTGAAGGAGATTTTTTGGCGTGTTCTTTTTCTATAATAGAGGAGCAACCCATGGATATGCTTCTGGGACTGGATATGCTCAAGCGACATCAATGTAACATTGACCTCAAGAAGAACGTACTAGTAATTGGTACAACAGGCACACATACAACCTTTCTTCCAGAGAGGGAACTTCCCGAATGTGCAAG CTTTTGCCTGCTCATACAAGTCAGCCTAAAAGAAATTGTTAAAGCTAATGCCGCGAAGATTTTTCGAGCTTCAGCTAAATTCAGATAA
- the LOC140501367 gene encoding protein DDI1 homolog 2-like isoform X2 yields MQLTVFCVRRDSTEVTFSIQVDRDFELYTFRVLCEAESGIPAEEAQIVFAENRLEDNHRSLASYGLRDGDVVVLRQARHEEPGSPGDFTGIDFSSIAVPGLSASQCQPPAQPSQSFPGMASAPQVTDNPAVLRDMLLSNPQELCLLKERNPSLAKALLSGDLEEFTRVLIEQQEDQALRDEERFHLFVADPFNLEAQAKIEEAIRQQNIEENMSIAMEEAPESFGQVVMLYINCKVNGHPVKAFVDTGAQMTIMSQACAVRCNILRLVDQRWAGIAKGVGTQKIIGRVHLAQVQIEGDFLACSFSIIEEQPMDMLLGLDMLKRHQCNIDLKKNVLVIGTTGTHTTFLPERELPECARLVCDPGQDDLRLEQKLYRKV; encoded by the coding sequence ATGCAGCTCACTGTGTTCTGCGTGCGGAGGGACTCCACCGAGGTGACCTTCTCCATCCAGGTGGACCGGGACTTCGAGCTCTACACCTTCCGGGTGCTCTGTGAAGCAGAGTCTGGCATCCCCGCGGAGGAGGCGCAGATTGTGTTTGCAGAGAACCGTCTCGAAGACAACCACAGATCTCTGGCGTCCTATGGCCTGAGAGACGGTGATGTAGTGGTTTTAAGGCAGGCGCGGCATGAAGAGCCAGGCTCTCCCGGGGATTTCACAGGGATAGACTTCAGCAGCATAGCCGTGCCAGGCCTGTCAGCCTCTCAGTGCCAGCCACCTGCACAGCCATCACAGAGCTTCCCAGGAATGGCTTCCGCCCCACAGGTCACAGACAATCCCGCGGTACTCAGAGACATGCTACTTTCCAATCCCCAGGAATTGTGTCTGCTCAAGGAGCGCAACCCATCTCTGGCAAAAGCCCTGCTCAGCGGGGATCTCGAGGAATTCACCAGGGTTTTGATAGAACAACAAGAAGACCAAGCTCTAAGAGATGAAGAGAGGTTTCACCTCTTTGTAGCCGACCCCTTTAATCTTGAAGCACAGGCCAAAATAGAAGAAGCCATCAGGCAGCAGAACATTGAGGAAAACATGTCCATAGCAATGGAAGAGGCTCCTGAGAGCTTTGGTCAAGTAGTGATGTTATATATAAACTGCAAAGTGAATGGACATCCTGTGAAAGCCTTTGTGGATACAGGTGCCCAGATGACCATTATGAGCCAGGCTTGCGCAGTGCGGTGTAATATATTGAGACTTGTGGACCAGAGGTGGGCAGGGATCGCTAAAGGTGTGGGAACCCAGAAGATTATTGGTAGGGTGCACCTAGCTCAGGTTCAGATTGAAGGAGATTTTTTGGCGTGTTCTTTTTCTATAATAGAGGAGCAACCCATGGATATGCTTCTGGGACTGGATATGCTCAAGCGACATCAATGTAACATTGACCTCAAGAAGAACGTACTAGTAATTGGTACAACAGGCACACATACAACCTTTCTTCCAGAGAGGGAACTTCCCGAATGTGCAAGGTTGGTATGCGATCCAGGGCAAGATGACCTTCGATTGGAGCAGAAGCTCTACAGAAAGGTTTAG